A window of the Hypomesus transpacificus isolate Combined female chromosome 22, fHypTra1, whole genome shotgun sequence genome harbors these coding sequences:
- the parm1 gene encoding cell wall protein DAN4 isoform X2 produces the protein MMRVGVLIFLSGWLCLVVPGVTSTSTQSLNSTETPTETTSSPKPPSETTSSPIPTSEIVSSTTSSPPTTQDSSSSSITPYSTTSSPVSITTIIPQTNSTQTTIHTPGQESGATSPVANTSLPTQTPSEQITTPILTSQPTQPHQSTVNGSTGTTSSQTPATSLSNSTGSSTSFSTSSSISSTTSSSTSSTTSSPTSSSTTSSSTSSPTSSSTSSTSSSEPQSSTSAVLLTTTTGSKPTTSQSVSSTIHQTTATGDNKSPSRAFSSGKVAAIVFAFIAIVILMFGGAYYWKWRRSSYGRLLDDNEYASFHNPLYEH, from the exons ATGATGAGGGTCGGAGTATTAATCTTTCTATCAG GGTGGTTGTGTCTGGTTGTACCAGGTGTTACCAGCACATCCACACAATCGTTGAACTCAACAGAAACCCCAACAGAAACCACCTCCTCACCAAAACCTCCATCTGAAACCACCTCTTCACCAATCCCCACCAGTGAAATTGTCTCCTCAACCACCTCTTCCCCACCAACAACCCAAgattcttcatcctcctccatcaccccctaCTCCACGACTTCCTCCCCAGTCAGCATCACCACCATTATTCCCCAGACCAACTCTACACAGACGACCATCCACACACCAGGCCAGGAATCAGGAGCGACCTCACCTGTAGCCAACACATCCTTGCCAACCCAGACTCCATCTGAGCAGATCACGACACCCATCCTGACCTCCCAGCCCACACAGCCCCACCAGTCCACTGTGAACGGGTCCACAGGAACCACCAGCAGCCAGACTCCAGCCACCAGTCTGAGCAATTCTACTGggtcctccacctctttctccacctcttcctccatctcctccaccacctcttcctccacctcttccaccacctcttcccccacctcttcctccaccacctcttcctccacctcttcccccacctcctcctccacctcctccacctcttcttctGAGCCGCAGTCCTCCACCTCTGCTGTGCTGCTGACTACTACAACAGGATCCAAACCCACAACCTCTCAGTCAGTGTCAAGCACCATCCATCAGACCACCGCTACCGGGGACAACAAGAGTCCATCCAGGGCCTTCAGCTCAG GAAAAGTCGCAGCCATCGTGTTTGCATTCATTGCTATAGTGATCCTGATGTTCGGAGGGGCCTACTACTGGAAGTGGAG gcgtTCCTCCTACGGCCGTCTCCTGGACGACAACGAATACGCGTCTTTCCACAACCCTCTATATGAACACTGA
- the parm1 gene encoding uncharacterized protein DDB_G0271670 isoform X1 gives MMRVGVLIFLSGWLCLVVPGVTSTSTQSLNSTETPTETTSSPKPPSETTSSPIPTSEIVSSTTSSPPTTQDSSSSSITPYSTTSSPVSITTIIPQTNSTQTTIHTPGQESGATSPVANTSLPTQTPSEQITTPILTSQPTQPHQSTVNGSTGTTSSQTPATSLSNSTGSSTSFSTSSSISSTTSSSTSSTTSSPTSSSTTSSSTSSPTSSSTSSTSSSEPQSSTSAVLLTTTTGSKPTTSQSVSSTIHQTTATGDNKSPSRAFSSVHRLSNPVSLSLPCQWIEVRSHRWVMVCLKGKVAAIVFAFIAIVILMFGGAYYWKWRRSSYGRLLDDNEYASFHNPLYEH, from the exons ATGATGAGGGTCGGAGTATTAATCTTTCTATCAG GGTGGTTGTGTCTGGTTGTACCAGGTGTTACCAGCACATCCACACAATCGTTGAACTCAACAGAAACCCCAACAGAAACCACCTCCTCACCAAAACCTCCATCTGAAACCACCTCTTCACCAATCCCCACCAGTGAAATTGTCTCCTCAACCACCTCTTCCCCACCAACAACCCAAgattcttcatcctcctccatcaccccctaCTCCACGACTTCCTCCCCAGTCAGCATCACCACCATTATTCCCCAGACCAACTCTACACAGACGACCATCCACACACCAGGCCAGGAATCAGGAGCGACCTCACCTGTAGCCAACACATCCTTGCCAACCCAGACTCCATCTGAGCAGATCACGACACCCATCCTGACCTCCCAGCCCACACAGCCCCACCAGTCCACTGTGAACGGGTCCACAGGAACCACCAGCAGCCAGACTCCAGCCACCAGTCTGAGCAATTCTACTGggtcctccacctctttctccacctcttcctccatctcctccaccacctcttcctccacctcttccaccacctcttcccccacctcttcctccaccacctcttcctccacctcttcccccacctcctcctccacctcctccacctcttcttctGAGCCGCAGTCCTCCACCTCTGCTGTGCTGCTGACTACTACAACAGGATCCAAACCCACAACCTCTCAGTCAGTGTCAAGCACCATCCATCAGACCACCGCTACCGGGGACAACAAGAGTCCATCCAGGGCCTTCAGCTCAG TTCACAGGTTGTCCAATCCTGTTTCGCTGTCCCTTCCTTGTCAGTGGATAGAGGTCAGAAGCCACAGATGGGTGATGGTTTGTCTAAAAG GAAAAGTCGCAGCCATCGTGTTTGCATTCATTGCTATAGTGATCCTGATGTTCGGAGGGGCCTACTACTGGAAGTGGAG gcgtTCCTCCTACGGCCGTCTCCTGGACGACAACGAATACGCGTCTTTCCACAACCCTCTATATGAACACTGA